The genomic region GGAGAAGAACTACCAAAGTACATATATGTTAGCGGAGATGATGTTCCATCCATCGAAGATATTCCAGATATTAAAGGCGGAAGCGTCAACGGATTAATAGAAATAATGAGAGGATGCCCAAGATCTTGTAGATTCTGTTCTGTAACATTAAGACCAACTCGTTACTATCCTTTAGATAAAATAGAAAGGGAATTGCAAGTTAACGTTAAAGCTGGAATAAAACATGGCTTAATCCACAGTGACGATGTACTATTTTACGGAGCAGTAGGAATATTACCAAAACCAGAACCACTAATAAAGTTACATCAGCTAGTTAAAAAGTATTATAAAACTATTGCCTGGAGCCATGCCAGTCTTGCAGCAATTAGATATTCTGAAGAAAAATATGGCCTTGTTTCAAAGTTGATGGAAATAGTTTATCAAGATGGAAATCAGAATTATTTAGGCGTAGAAGTAGGAATTGAAACTGGATCAGTTAGATTAGCAAAAGAGATAATGCCTGCAAAATCCGCACCGTATAAGCCAGAAAGTTACCCAGAAACCGTTGAGGAAGCTTTCAAAATAATGCATGAAAATCATATAATACCCGCAGGTACAATGATTGTAGGCTTACCAGAAGAGACTGAAGATGACGTGTATAGAACAATAGAGCTTGTGGATAATCTAAGACCTTATAGAAGCATACTAGTCCCAATGTTCTTTGTGCCAATGGGATATTTTAAGAATAAAGATTGGTTCACCAGAGTAAAACTAAACGATGCGCACATAGAACTTTATAAGAAAGTGTTCTGGCACGATGTATACTGGGCTGAGGATATAATAAACAAGTTCTACATGAAAGGACCTTTATACTATCCTGTAAAACTTACACTAAAGTTATTCTTAGCAATAGCTAAGAGAAAGATGAAACAAGTAGAAGCGATGCTAGAGTCTAAATTGAGGCAATGAAAAACTTCTATCACTTTTTCTTTCTTGGATAAATATAATCCTTTGGTGCAGCCTTAAAAGGCTCTAGGTATTTTCTTAGCACTTTAGGTATTTCTACAGTTCCATCTTCGTTCTGGAAATTCTCAAGAATAGCCGTGATTGTCCTAGTACTTGCTACCGCAGTACTATTGAGAGTATGAACATATCCTTTCTTATTATTCTTCCTATCAACATACCTGATTTTCATCCTAAAAGCCTGCCAATCGGTACAATTACTACAACTTACCATTTCTCTAAATTTTGCTTGAGCCGGCATCCAGGCTTCTAGGTCATATTTCTTTGCTGCACAGGCACCTAGATCTCCCGAAGCTATGTTAACTATCCTATAAGGAATACCTAATCCTTGAAAGATTTCTTCTGCATTGCTTAATAATTCTTGATGGTATTTCCAACTATCTTCAGGCAAAGAGAAAATGAACTGCTCGACTTTATGAAATTGATGAACCCTAAATATCCCTTTAAGATCTTTATTAGCAGCACCTGCCTCTCTCCTGAAAGCAGGACTAATTCCAACAAGTTTTATTGGCAATTCTTCCTTCTCAATGTCTTCCTTATAGTATAAGGCAGCTAACGGATGCTCTGCGGTAGCTATTAAGTATAAGTCGTCGTTCTCTATTTTATATATTGCATCTTTAAATGTGTCTAAATCAATTACTGCATGAATTACTTCTCCTCTAAGCATATAAGGTGGTAAAACTAGCCTATAACCTTTAGATGTCATTGTATCTATTGCGTAAAGTAAAAGTGCAAAATCTAACCAAACTAAATCGTCAAATAAATAATAAAATCTGGAGCCTGCTACTTGGGATGCTTTCTCAGTGTTCCCTAGTTTCAATACGTTCTCTAACATATCAGCATGACCTACAGGCTTCCAATTTATAATCTCATATTCTACTTGAGCGCCATTGAGTTGCTTCTTAAACTCCTCTAAATCCTTCTCATAAACTTTGAATTTGCCCCAGAATTTTATAGGAACATTATAAGTATCGTCTGGACCTACTGGAACGTCTGGACTTATTATATTAGGCAATGATCTTAAAATCTCATCCCTTTGCTCTTCAATTTCTTTTAGTTCTTTTTCCTTAGCCTCAAGTATCTGTAAAAGTTTTTTTGCCTCTTCTATTTTAGCCTTCCTTTCTTCTGGCTTTAGCTTAGGTATCTGAGAATTAATCTCATTATGCTGATGTCTAAGCTTCTCGACTTCTTGTAAAATGCTTCTCCATTTTTTATCCAATTCTACAGCTTTTAACGCTAAAGAAGCGTCCATGTTCCTTTTCTTTAGAGAATCTATTAGCTCATCTGGATTATTTCTAATGAGCTCAAGTAAACTCCAAGACATAATAGAAAACAAAATTTGGGGATTTTATGACTTCTGTTCTTGAGCCGGTAAGCCGTACGTTTGTACCCACATTTCTACTATATCATAACCATATAATTTCTTGAATTTTTCTCTACCTTCTGGCGTCATTCTTAATGGAGTCCACGGAGTCTCTAAATCTATATCAACATCTACTTTCTTAGCTGGAACAGTTTCCTTTATTACTTGTTCTACAGTATATACTAGATCATCAACAACTGGACAACCTGGAGCAGTTAAGCCTAACTTTATGTAAACATCTCCTTCATCAGAAATTTGCACATCATATATCAATCCTAAGTTTACTATATCTACTGGAATTTCCGGATCAAAAACTTGCGTTAAAGCTTCCATAATTTTTTGCTTCCATTCTTCCTTGTTAATTTGTGACATTTTTACCAGATATACCTTGTAGACAGAGAATTTAATACTTAGCTATAAAACTTCTATAATTTCTATAAAAACATGTATAATTTCCAGTATGACAAGTTGGACCTAATGGATTTACAAGAAATACTATTGCGTCCTCGTCGCAATCAACGTAAAAATCTTCGATTAATTGAAAGTGTTTGCTGGTTTCTCCTTTTAGCCAAAGTCTTTTCCTGCTTAAAGACCAAAAGTGAGCCATCCCTGTGGTTAAAGTTTTAAAAACAGCTTCTTTATTCATATTACCTACCATAAGGACGTCTTTAGTCTTATAATGTTGAAGAATTGCAATTATTGTGTCATATTCATGTCTAAAATTAAGTTTCTCAATTATCTTTTTAGCCTCATCTTCTGAAAGTTTTAGCGTGACACCCACCTCTTTAAGTTCTCAAAAAATATTCTCCCAGTTTCACTGCTCTTTTCAGGATGAAATTGTGTGCCTACAACGTTTTCCTTACAAACCATTGCAGGATATTCTATTCCATAGTTGGACTTCATTACCACATGATCGTTAGTATAAGCAACATAACTATGAACATAATATGCATACTTTCCGTCAAGTCCTTCAGTTAGCTCACAATCCCCAGAGACGTAAATTTTATCCCAGCCTATGTGCGGAAGTTTTACATTTGCATGGATCTTATCTACAGTACCTTTAAACCATCCTAAACCTTTACTTTCACCGCCTTCAGTTCCTTTTTCAAACATTATTTGAAGACCCAAGCAAACTCCAAGAAAATGAACTCCAGATTTCCTAAGATCATTTATTTTATCCGAGTTAATCTGAATGAACTTTGATACCGCAGAAAATGCTCCAACTCCAGGGAATACTATTAGGTCTGCATTCTTAATTTCCTTACTTATTTCAACTTCGAATCCAGCTCTCTTTAATCCTGAAGAGATACTAAATAGATTACCTACGCCGTAATTAACAACTAGAGCCTTCATTTCATCCTCCTCTTTAATTCAGCATATAATTCTTCTGGTTTAACTCCTTCAACTGCCATAAGAACCCAGAGATGATACATTAAATCCGCTGCTTCAGAGATGAACCTATCTCTTCCCTCATATAGTGAAGCAACAATTGTTTCTACGGCCTCTTCTCCAACCTTTCTTGCTATATATCCTTTTCCTTTTTTAACAAGTTCAGCGGTATAACTATTTTCCGGCATTTTCTCTAACCTCTGAAGTATTATTTCGTATAATTTATCCAAAACTTCAGACATATCTCTCGCCTATGCTTTTAGAGTGAATTTCGAATCCTTCATACCTTGCTAAAGTAATTGCAGCATTAATTAGCTCCTTATCTGGGTTAGTAGCTTGAGCGAAAGAGATAGGCTTAAGGAAATCGTATACTGTCAGTCCTCCTTTGAATTTAGCCCAACTATTAGTCGGCAAAATATGATCTGGCCCAGCACTATAATCAATAATTGCAGGGGGAGTTCTACCCAAAGTTACTGCACCGGCATTTCTTACCATTTTTAGGGCTTCTCGTGGAGAAGAAACTTGCAAAGAAAGGTGTTCTGGAGCTATAGAGTTTGCATAAGTTATTGCTTCTTCAAGATCTCTTGCTTTAACTAAATAAAAAGTAAGGTCGGAACTAGAAGCTTTTTCCTCTACTTCTCTTAATATTCTATCAGAAGTAGAAATTAAAACTAATAACGTGGAATTTCCATGTTCTCCCTGAGCAAGTAAATCAAGGTAAATTTGCTCAGAATCAGCTGAATCATCAGCGACAATAACTAGTTCTGTAGGACCTTCTATTCCATCTATTCCTACATCTTTACTTACAATGTATTTTGCTGCTTGAACGTAAACATTTCCTGGTCCCACTATCTTATCTACTTTCTTAACGCTCTCCGTTCCGTAAGCCAATGCAGCAATAGCTTGTGCTCCACCAATTTTGTATATTTCCTTTACATTAAGTTTTTCTGCAATGTATGCAATTGCAGGATCAATTTTACCTTTAGTAGGTGTTGCAGCATAAATTTCCTCAACTCCAGCAACTATTGCCGGTATTCCTGCCATTAGTAGTGTTGATGGATAAAGCTTTTTACCACCTGGCACATAAATTCCTACCTTTTCTAACGGAGTCCAAATTATCCCAAAGTCAACTCCACTTTTTCCACCGCCTATTTGAGGAGGCTTTATTGAAGTGTGAAATTCCTTTATTTGCTCTGAGACTACATCTATTGCCTTCTTAATGTCTTCAGAAAGTAATGAAGCCGCAGCGTGAATCTCTTCCCTTGTAACTTTTATATTATCAAGCTTTATGCCGTCGAATTTTTCAGTAAATTCAATTAAGGCTTTGTCTCCTTCTCTTTTTACTTTCTCTACAATCTCGCTTACCTTGTCCAGGACTTGATCAAAACTTATAGGCCTACTTTTAGGAAGATCTTTTATTATCATATCCTCACATCAACTCCCTTTGTTTTTAAATAATACTTTAAATCCTTGATTCTAATAACTCCGTCATGAAAAACACCTGCTGCTAAAGCAGCATCTGCTTTTCCTTCTGTTAAGACTTCAAAAAAATGCTCTGGTCTTCCTGCTCCACCGCTGGCTATTACTGGAATATTTACTGCCTCTGCTACAGCTCTAGTTAGTTTAATATCATATCCTGACCTTGTCCCATCTTTATCAATGCTAGTCAAGAGTATTTCTCCTGCACCTAAACTTTCTACTTCTTTAGCCCAACTAATTGCTTCTAACCCAGTCCTGAAAGTACCAGATTTTGTGTAAACAATCCAAGAATTTCCCTCAATTTTAGCGTCTATCGCTACAACTACTGCTTGTGCACCGAATTCTTCAGAAGCTTGAGTAATTATTTGCTTATTTTCTACAGCAGCGGTATTTATACTAACCTTGTCTGCACCAGAAGATAATATTCTTGAAACATCTTCTAAGCTTCTTATTCCTCCTCCTACTGTCAAAGGTATTGACAAAACGCTCGCAGTATTTCTTACAACATCAAGTAAAGTTCTCCTTCCTTCAATTGTTGCAGAAATATCTAAGAAAACTATTTCATCTGCCCCTTCTTCTTCATACTTAGCTGCTAATTCCACTGGATCTCCTTTGTCCTTAAGATTAAGGAAGTTAACTCCTTTTACTACTCTTCCGTTTTTTACATCTAAGCATGAAATAATTCTCTTTGTAGTCATAATAATCCCTTAGTTGTAGGTAATCTATTATTAACTATCCTAGAAGCTTCATACAACGAAATTCCTAAACCTTTAAATGCAGCCTCTACTATATGATGCTCATTCTCTCCACTAAATTTCCTTATGTGTAATGTTATTCCAGCGTTATATGCAAAAGTCCTAAAAAAGTGGGGAACGTTCTCCATAGATAAGCCACCTATTTCTTCTCTCTTAAGGTCTAGATCTATTATTCCCATGCCCCTGCCAGAAATATCAACAGCAACTAAAACTAGAGCTTCATCCATCGGAGTAAATATGCTAAAGAACCTCCTTATGCCGCTCTTATTACCTAAAGCTTCCTTAAATGCCTCCCCTAAAACTATTGCAGTATCCTCAACTACGTGATGGTCATCGTAATTTTCTTTATCTTTAGCAATAATCTTTGCAGAAGAATTCATGTGGAATAGCATTGAATTTAACATATGATTAAAGAAAGGTATGGGAGTAGAAACTTCTACGTTCCCTGGGGTATCGATATCTAGGTAAACTTCTATTTCCGTCTCTTTAGTATCTCTCTTTACTGCGGCGTATCTAGACATATTTCACACCCTTTAAACTTCCTGAGTAAAAAGACATTCCTACTATTGCAAAGTCTATCTTGCTCTCCTTTAACTTTAGAAGATCATTAATGTTATTTATACCTCCTGCGTATCCCTTAAGTTTATTCACTCTACTAGAGTATATTGAAATATTCTCGTCAATTCCTTTCTTAGTTCCTTCATTGCATACATAAGTAAAAATTACTCCTTTAATATCATAATTTTTCAGTAAGGAAATTGTTTCGTCTACACTTTTTGCCTCTTCTTTCCAACCTTTAATTAGGGTTTTTCCTTCACAATAGTCTATCGAGAAAAATAGTCTATCTCCTAGTAATTCAGTCATTTTATCAAATTCTTCCTTATTCGTGAAAAGTATTGATGAAACAACAATTTCAGTAATACCTAGTGATAACATTCTGTTTGCCTTTTCAATACTCCTTATACCTCCACCTACTTCAATTCTTTTAAAACCTATTCTCGCAATACCAGCTATTATTTCTTCGTTGTTTCCTAAGTTTTCTGCGGCATCAAGATCAACAATATGAACTGTATCATAGCCTAAAGAGTAAATATTCTCAGCAACTTTTATTGGGTCTCCTATTATGATTCCAGTCCCCTTAACTCCTCTCACTCTTTTTACAGCTTTTCCTTGACTTA from Acidianus ambivalens harbors:
- a CDS encoding B12-binding domain-containing radical SAM protein, producing the protein MPNYDFIITTDRCLMTNHHHKEFIGFLGTGPAIGIPEKVWKWLACPKVKVDEYGRPIEAPYGMRKIEAKLIDEGFNAAIIDPDYIGKYTPTAKALLFSHHDYFAFGPPSSTWWGITKKEPVNYKSFQELINRPEIAEGKKHGMKILVGGPSTWQWLWREDMIEKLGVDTLVDGEGEKVIVKLAQMILDGEELPKYIYVSGDDVPSIEDIPDIKGGSVNGLIEIMRGCPRSCRFCSVTLRPTRYYPLDKIERELQVNVKAGIKHGLIHSDDVLFYGAVGILPKPEPLIKLHQLVKKYYKTIAWSHASLAAIRYSEEKYGLVSKLMEIVYQDGNQNYLGVEVGIETGSVRLAKEIMPAKSAPYKPESYPETVEEAFKIMHENHIIPAGTMIVGLPEETEDDVYRTIELVDNLRPYRSILVPMFFVPMGYFKNKDWFTRVKLNDAHIELYKKVFWHDVYWAEDIINKFYMKGPLYYPVKLTLKLFLAIAKRKMKQVEAMLESKLRQ
- the serS gene encoding serine--tRNA ligase → MSWSLLELIRNNPDELIDSLKKRNMDASLALKAVELDKKWRSILQEVEKLRHQHNEINSQIPKLKPEERKAKIEEAKKLLQILEAKEKELKEIEEQRDEILRSLPNIISPDVPVGPDDTYNVPIKFWGKFKVYEKDLEEFKKQLNGAQVEYEIINWKPVGHADMLENVLKLGNTEKASQVAGSRFYYLFDDLVWLDFALLLYAIDTMTSKGYRLVLPPYMLRGEVIHAVIDLDTFKDAIYKIENDDLYLIATAEHPLAALYYKEDIEKEELPIKLVGISPAFRREAGAANKDLKGIFRVHQFHKVEQFIFSLPEDSWKYHQELLSNAEEIFQGLGIPYRIVNIASGDLGACAAKKYDLEAWMPAQAKFREMVSCSNCTDWQAFRMKIRYVDRKNNKKGYVHTLNSTAVASTRTITAILENFQNEDGTVEIPKVLRKYLEPFKAAPKDYIYPRKKK
- a CDS encoding metal-sulfur cluster assembly factor; this translates as MSQINKEEWKQKIMEALTQVFDPEIPVDIVNLGLIYDVQISDEGDVYIKLGLTAPGCPVVDDLVYTVEQVIKETVPAKKVDVDIDLETPWTPLRMTPEGREKFKKLYGYDIVEMWVQTYGLPAQEQKS
- the hisI gene encoding phosphoribosyl-AMP cyclohydrolase, with the protein product MGVTLKLSEDEAKKIIEKLNFRHEYDTIIAILQHYKTKDVLMVGNMNKEAVFKTLTTGMAHFWSLSRKRLWLKGETSKHFQLIEDFYVDCDEDAIVFLVNPLGPTCHTGNYTCFYRNYRSFIAKY
- the hisH gene encoding imidazole glycerol phosphate synthase subunit HisH, which gives rise to MKALVVNYGVGNLFSISSGLKRAGFEVEISKEIKNADLIVFPGVGAFSAVSKFIQINSDKINDLRKSGVHFLGVCLGLQIMFEKGTEGGESKGLGWFKGTVDKIHANVKLPHIGWDKIYVSGDCELTEGLDGKYAYYVHSYVAYTNDHVVMKSNYGIEYPAMVCKENVVGTQFHPEKSSETGRIFFENLKRWVSR
- the hisE gene encoding phosphoribosyl-ATP diphosphatase, with the protein product MSEVLDKLYEIILQRLEKMPENSYTAELVKKGKGYIARKVGEEAVETIVASLYEGRDRFISEAADLMYHLWVLMAVEGVKPEELYAELKRRMK
- the hisD gene encoding histidinol dehydrogenase, which encodes MIIKDLPKSRPISFDQVLDKVSEIVEKVKREGDKALIEFTEKFDGIKLDNIKVTREEIHAAASLLSEDIKKAIDVVSEQIKEFHTSIKPPQIGGGKSGVDFGIIWTPLEKVGIYVPGGKKLYPSTLLMAGIPAIVAGVEEIYAATPTKGKIDPAIAYIAEKLNVKEIYKIGGAQAIAALAYGTESVKKVDKIVGPGNVYVQAAKYIVSKDVGIDGIEGPTELVIVADDSADSEQIYLDLLAQGEHGNSTLLVLISTSDRILREVEEKASSSDLTFYLVKARDLEEAITYANSIAPEHLSLQVSSPREALKMVRNAGAVTLGRTPPAIIDYSAGPDHILPTNSWAKFKGGLTVYDFLKPISFAQATNPDKELINAAITLARYEGFEIHSKSIGERYV
- the hisF gene encoding imidazole glycerol phosphate synthase subunit HisF is translated as MTTKRIISCLDVKNGRVVKGVNFLNLKDKGDPVELAAKYEEEGADEIVFLDISATIEGRRTLLDVVRNTASVLSIPLTVGGGIRSLEDVSRILSSGADKVSINTAAVENKQIITQASEEFGAQAVVVAIDAKIEGNSWIVYTKSGTFRTGLEAISWAKEVESLGAGEILLTSIDKDGTRSGYDIKLTRAVAEAVNIPVIASGGAGRPEHFFEVLTEGKADAALAAGVFHDGVIRIKDLKYYLKTKGVDVRI
- the hisBd gene encoding imidazoleglycerol-phosphate dehydratase — protein: MSRYAAVKRDTKETEIEVYLDIDTPGNVEVSTPIPFFNHMLNSMLFHMNSSAKIIAKDKENYDDHHVVEDTAIVLGEAFKEALGNKSGIRRFFSIFTPMDEALVLVAVDISGRGMGIIDLDLKREEIGGLSMENVPHFFRTFAYNAGITLHIRKFSGENEHHIVEAAFKGLGISLYEASRIVNNRLPTTKGLL
- the hisA gene encoding 1-(5-phosphoribosyl)-5-((5-phosphoribosylamino)methylideneamino)imidazole-4-carboxamide isomerase, which codes for MMHVVPSIDISQGKAVKRVRGVKGTGIIIGDPIKVAENIYSLGYDTVHIVDLDAAENLGNNEEIIAGIARIGFKRIEVGGGIRSIEKANRMLSLGITEIVVSSILFTNKEEFDKMTELLGDRLFFSIDYCEGKTLIKGWKEEAKSVDETISLLKNYDIKGVIFTYVCNEGTKKGIDENISIYSSRVNKLKGYAGGINNINDLLKLKESKIDFAIVGMSFYSGSLKGVKYV